The Colletotrichum higginsianum IMI 349063 chromosome 2, whole genome shotgun sequence genome has a segment encoding these proteins:
- a CDS encoding Polya nuclease: MYSNSNAFLGGSSQRPGAQQYGSSFGMGGQQPGQQQQPSPFAPQPTGFGQAPLQQQFTGYPGMQQQQQPLSQQQQTPQQLQPQFTGFPGQAQPQQSFQTGAPPMPSIPPQFQSQFQQQQQQQPQQTGFQQSQPTGFQQPQPTGFQGQQQTPAPAAAPIKPQATGFSQMAASFRTGGTPKPAGRRPKSANKIPNIRLSFITAQDQSKFETLFKSAVGDGPATTMSGDKARDLLMRSRLDGDSLSHIWTLSDTTRSGELHFPEFALAMYLCNLKLTGKALPSSLPDNVKNEVSSMVDIINFSIAEDTGRTTPGSNATGRSSTEPTIHQPQPQASNSQLLQAQMTGFPSQQQQGFGQNQGLQPQQTGFPGINSQPTGMNPQPTGYTGPRPPMPPMPTGYGNSLTPGGGPMAAPLNAQPTGRPGQWGLVNAPATGLPNIDALQARMMPQQGREQQNFTTQGLQGNAVIPWAITKEEKQRYDALFKAWDGLHKGFIGGDAAIEILGQSGLEKPDLERVWTLADNGNKGRLNLDEFAVAMHLIYRKLNGYPLPNQLPPELVPPSTRNINESIGTIRSMLSQESEFRNKSGAALLPQKTGVSYMKTHSLRGTPGGHGSGRKDATVFKNNDEQVGYRSSARRRVGNNSPRPESPASASSAYDDLGLDQLRKKIREKEVLLDAMDFADEKSLEEDDVLDRRDRREAEELYRRIRRIQDDIDAHPDAALATGDSEAERRALKRQLQTLTDKVPELASAVRKTEKAIADARLELFRLKDAKAHPNSATTIVGTGPGGAVTESDRLKARAKAMMQQRTAALTGKKVESGFDDEAPKRLEEENLKVKTEKENNESMVKDVEDSVRDFARGIEDNLKEGTTSATNEHEKRRWEDGLGVEDEVRDFIFDLQRSSRAARVRSQDRRATSSSRSPATAARAEPAAAAPTTRNESPAPPSRTTTPGGSYSSYKTPEERAAFIKQQAEQRMAERLAALGIKAPTKPGETAAQRMERERAERAAKLRQAEEEDERREAERQARLAEESGAPAPAAKKPPPPPSRKAAKSDTAEKEASRRAEDDQTARQVEEERLAREHEEQQRATQELEANAREQQDDLEKERHAAEARLKALEEQVKAGKLKKEEEKRKKKAALAEQKEKESKLAAQRAEIEAARQRELELQRQLEAMNDDDDSSSDDEDGVAQITPQASTPTQGGSQISSQELEKQPSSPPAVPTVVTSPPTENESRNPYHRILSHFSESTSGPSEPSAPAAAPPPPPAPAPAAAQSTNPFHRMVQESKATPAAATPPPPSGPFSRKRPDEDDDWGTDKEEDDEDSDDDDRPGGNSAAALASILFGTMGPPRPLSATGDKPTSNPVSPRIGSDASPSSPPPPPPMPGIGAPPPPPGPAPEAPAAPPPPPMPASPAPGGPPPPPPPPPPGLGAPPPPPPPPPAGDAPAAPPPGARPSGLLGEIQMGRALKKTETRDKSGAATAGRVLD; this comes from the exons ATGTATTCGAACTCGAACGCCTTCCTGGGTGGAAGTAGCCAACGGCCCGGCGCGCAGCAATATGGAAGCTCTTTCGGCATGGGAGGGCAGCAGCCGggacagcagcaacagccgAGCCCGTTCGCTCCCCAGCCCACTGGCTTCGGCCAAGCGCCGTTGCAGCAGCAGTTCACTGGCTACCCGGGgatgcagcagcaacagcagccgcTGTCGCAGCAACAGCAAACTCCTCAGCAGCTCCAGCCTCAGTTCACCGGATTCCCTGGTCAGGCTCAGCCTCAGCAAAGCTTCCAGACCGGCGCCCCCCCGATGCCTTCGATCCCCCCGCAGTTCCAATCGCAgttccagcagcagcaacagcagcaacccCAACAGACCGGTTTCCAACAGTCTCAGCCGACTGGTTTCCAGCAACCTCAGCCGACTGGCTTccagggccagcagcagacgCCTGCTCCAGCCGCAGCTCCCATCAAACCTCAGGCCACGGGCTTCAGCCAGATGGCTGCTTCTTTCCGCACTGGAGGAACACCAAAGCCAGCTGGCAGACGTCCCAAGTCGGCGAACAAGATCCCCAACATTAGGTTGTCATTCATCACTGCCCAAGACCAGTCCAAGTTCGAGACCTTGTTCAAGTCtgcggtcggcgatggcccTGCCACCACTATGTCCGGAGACAAGGCTAGGGATCTGTTGATGCGGTCGCGTCTGGATGGTGATTCTCTTTCACACATTTG GACCTTGTCGGATACCACTCGATCCGGAGAACTCCACTTCCCTGAATTCGCTTTGGCAATGTACCTGTGCAACTTGAAGCTTACCGGAAAGGCTCTGCCCTCCAGCTTGCCTGACAACGTCAAAAATGAAGTTTCCAGCATGGTGGACATTATTAATTTTAGCATTGCCGAGGACACCGGCCGGACCACCCCGGGCAGCAACGCGACCGGCAGGTCAAGCACTGAGCCTACGATTCACCAGCCTCAGCCTCAGGCCTCGAACTCCCAGCTGCTGCAAGCACAGATGACCGGCTTTCCTagtcagcagcagcagggcttTGGACAAAACCAGGGTCTGCAGCCCCAGCAGACCGGATTCCCCGGCATCAACTCGCAACCCACGGGGATGAATCCGCAGCCTACAGGATACACAGGACCGCGACCGCCGATGCCTCCGATGCCCACCGGATATGGTAATAGCCTTACACCGGGAGGAGGGCCGATGGCCGCGCCCCTGAATGCGCAACCTACGGGTAGGCCTGGTCAGTGGGGCCTGGTGAACGCCCCAGCCACTGGCTTGCCCAACATCGACGCTCTGCAGGCTAGAATGATGCCACAGCAAGGCCGCGAGCAGCAAAACTTCACGACACAGGGTCTGCAAGGTAATGCTGTTATTCCCTGGGCGATTaccaaggaggagaagcaacGATATGACGCTCTTTTCAAGgcttgggacggccttcACAAGGGCTTCATTGGTGGAGATGCCGCCATTGAAATCTTGGGGCAGAGTGGTCTGGAAAAGCCCGACCTGGAACGCGTCTGGACTCTTGCGGACAACGGTAACAAGGGCCGTCTGAATCTTGACGAATTTGCCGTCGCCATGCATTTGATCTACCGAAAGCTCAACGGCTACCCCCTTCCGAATCAACTACCTCCTGAGCTCGTGCCCCCTTCGACAAGAAACATCAATGAATCTATCGGCACTATCAGGTCCATGTTGAGTCAGGAGTCGGAGTTTCGAAACAAGTCTGGCGCCGCCCTGCTTCCTCAAAAGACCGGAGTTAGCTACATGAAGACCCATTCATTAAGGGGCACACCCGGTGGCCACGGCAGTGGGCGTAAAGATGCTACGGTTTTCAAGAACAACGACGAACAGGTGGGTTACAGGTCTAGCGCCCGCCGTCGTGTAGGCAACAACTCGCCCCGCCCCGAGTCacctgcttctgcttcgtCCGCCTACGATGATCTTGGTCTTGATCAGCTGAGGAAGAAGATACGAGAGAAGGAGGTGCTTCTTGACGCCATGGACTTTGCCGACGAGAAGAGCCTggaagaggacgatgtcCTTGACCGTCGCGACCGTCGGGAGGCAGAGGAGCTGTACCGTCGCATTCGCCGCATTCAGGACGACATCGACGCGCACCCCGATGCTGCCCTGGCGACAGGTGACTCGGAGGCTGAGAGACGTGCGCTGAAGCGACAGCTGCAGACCCTTACAGACAAGGTCCCCGAGCTGGCCTCTGCGGTTCGCAAGACCGAGAAGGCTATCGCAGATGCAAGACTCGAACTCTTCAGACTCAAGGACGCGAAGGCCCACCCCAACAGCGCCACTACTATCGTTGGCACCGGACCCGGTGGCGCTGTCACCGAGTCTGACAGGTTGAAGGCTAGGGCTAAGGCCATGATGCAACAGCGCACCGCGGCTTTGACCGGCAAGAAGGTTGAGTCGGGCTTCGATGATGAGGCTCCCAAGCGCCTTGAGGAGGAGAACCTCAAAGTCAAGAccgagaaggagaacaaTGAGAGCATGGTGAAGGATGTGGAGGACTCCGTGCGTGATTTTGCTCGTGGTATTGAAGATAACCTGAAGGAAGGTACCACGTCCGCTACCAATGAGCACGAGAAGCGACGCTGGGAAGACGGTCTCGGTGTCGAGGATGAAGTCAGAGACTTCATTTTTGATCTCCAGCGTTCTAGCCGTGCCGCGCGTGTCCGATCTCAGGACCGGCGTGCTACCTCTTCATCTCGATCGCCTGCTACAGCTGCCCGAGCAGagcccgccgcggccgccccgACTACTCGCAACGAGagccccgcccccccctcacGTACTACCACTCCTGGTGGCTCGTACTCGTCGTATAAGACCCCTGAAGAGCGTGCTGCTTTTATCAAGCAACAGGCCGAGCAGCGCATGGCTGAGAGACTTGCCGCCTTGGGCATCAAGGCTCCCACCAAGCCTGGTGAGACAGCTGCCCAGAGAATGGAGCGTGAACGGGCTGAGCGGGCTGCCAAGCTTCGCCAagcagaggaggaggatgagcGTCGCGAGGCTGAGCGACAGGCACGACTTGCAGAAGAATCAGGTGCTCCGGCCCCAGCTGCGAAGAagcctcccccgccgccttCGAGGAAGGCCGCTAAGAGTGACACTGCCGAGAAAGAGGCGTCCCGCAGGGCCGAAGATGATCAAACCGCCAGGCAAGTAGAAGAGGAGCGTCTTGCCAGAGAGCacgaggagcagcagcgtGCCACCCAGGAGTTGGA GGCCAACGCCAGAGAGCAGCAGGACGACCTGGAGAAGGAGCGACATGCTGCAGAGGCTCGACTCAAGGCGCTTGAAGAGCAAGTCAAGGCGGGCAAACtcaagaaggaagaggagaagcgCAAGAAAAAGGCAGCTCTTGCTGAGCAAAAGGAAAAGGAGTCTAAGCTTGCAGCCCAGAGAGCCGAAATCGAGGCGGCCCGACAGCGCGAGTTGGAGCTTCAGCGCcagctcgaggccatgaacgatgatgatgacagCTCCtcagatgacgaggacggtgTTGCTCAGATCACTCCTCAGGCGTCGACCCCTACGCAGGGCGGCAGCCAGATCAGCAgccaggagctcgagaagcagccttcatcgccgcctGCAGTCCCGACCGTGGTCACGAGCCCTCCCACCGAGAACGAGAGCCGCAACCCGTACCATCGCATTCTCTCTCACTTTTCCGAGTCTACATCGGGCCCAAGCGAGCCTTCggcgcctgctgctgcccctccgccgccgccggcaccggcaccggcagcTGCGCAGTCAACTAATCCCTTCCACCGCATGGTACAAGAGAGCAAGGCCACGCCTGCGGCTGCTactcctccgcctccctcTGGCCCGTTCTCCCGCAAGCGTCCtgatgaggacgatgactGGGGCACggataaggaggaggacgacgaagactcGGACGATGATGACCGGCCCGGCGGCAATAGTGCAGCGGCTTTGGCCTCTATCTTATTCGGTACTATGGGACCCCCTCGGCCACTGTCGGCTACCGGAGACAAGCCGACTTCCAACCCAGTCAGCCCGCGCATTGGCAGCGATGCATCCCcttcatcccctcccccccctccgcctaTGCCAGGCATCGGcgccccccctccgccccccgGCCCTGCGCCTGAGGCCCCGgcagcccctccccctccgcctaTGCCAGCATCACCCGCCCCAGGCggtcctccgccgccgccgccgccgccgccgccaggtcTGGGcgctccgccgccaccgcctccgccaccacCGGCGGGTGACGCACCTGCAGCCCCCCCACCAGGGGCCCGGCCATCAGGCCTGCTCGGTGAGATTCAGATGGGTAGAGCTCTGAAGAAGACCGAGACTCGCGACAAGAGCGGCGCTGCTACTGCAGGTCGCGTTTTGGATTAA
- a CDS encoding Fork head domain-containing protein, whose protein sequence is MAKPPRFAGSHEPLQIYQDDFFENSTAMINHAPMPAVSKPPRRPLGATNNNNVVLNPPMLASDRHSPLKALSGNSKSPLAPLRSQGSKLNMVPMAPPSAHCQNTDSLHKKPYLSKFKTVAQKPPSVELNAGFGKENVHPQLYPAPPPATINFDQFYMHKGPGKRTLMEAAPIKESRPLKKVKAQESGLPPHDSFPPIVDDGAKPGHSYATLIGMAILRSPQRRLTLAQIYKWISDTYSFYKAEESGWQNSIRHNLSLHKAFIKVERPKDDPGKGNYWTIQEGMEQQFMKDKPARKIATTAENVPVMSTRMEPSRPANMPIQEPTLPPPAPIKQAPLPPLPTSQATVAVEFSSDATIPVSDSAAPEDGQDKLDHDCSPLPPTMHSSPPIPRHMEPRSRTPPPPGRGPVSSITRSHKRKFASMDDSGYISSLESSALRPQKTGILTSEADRPRKRSRAGRAEDEIARLRASSYDSPSKGRSYNAFAPPSSSPLRQQGQMLPPLTPAMKLKPPTKAPPSASPNTNLRMHRENVRQMLQSPIRKMAGAGDGSAPWSPAFNLDESVYNYNLMTTNDFDIFQDYDNDFFDGLPQDSPSKKSGGKRPRPERTHSANALTDSNDSGQGNKSALSTPFLKAPAQSNALWETPSKVFDGLSSPIKPNDGASQWRFPSPTKISGSFYEVAAEGDWPAFSFDTADFLGGGEPTEYSGLDILQGFEKIGSGSQTKASGSKPGKPAFGRSYTSQF, encoded by the coding sequence ATGGCCAAACCACCACGCTTCGCCGGCTCCCACGAGCCTTTGCAAATCTATCAGGACGACTTCTTTGAGAACTCGACGGCCATGATCAACCACGCACCCATGCCTGCCGTTTCCAAACCCCCGAGGAGACCACTCGGCGCAACGAACAATAACAACGTCGTCCTTAATCCCCCAATGCTCGCATCCGACCGACACTCGCCCTTGAAGGCATTGTCAGGCAACTCAAAATCGCCCCTCGCCCCGCTCAGGTCGCAGGGCAGCAAGTTGAACATGGTCCCAatggcgccgccatcggcacACTGCCAGAACACCGATTCGCTGCACAAAAAGCCCTACTTGTCCAAGTTCAAAACTGTCGCGCAAAAACCTCCTTCCGTGGAGCTTAATGCCGGTTTCGGGAAAGAAAACGTCCACCCACAGCTGTaccccgcgccgccgccagcgacgATCAATTTCGACCAGTTCTACATGCACAAAGGCCCGGGCAAGCGCACGTTGATGGAGGCAGCCCCAATCAAGGAATCGAGACCGCTGAAGAAAGTAAAAGCCCAAGAGTCGGGTCTGCCGCCGCACGATTCTTTCCCTCCTAttgtcgacgatggcgcgAAACCGGGACACAGCTACGCGACTCTGATCGGGATGGCCATCCTTCGATCACCACAACGGCGTTTGACCCTCGCCCAGATCTACAAGTGGATTTCTGACACGTACTCGTTCTACAAGGCAGAGGAATCGGGTTGGCAGAACAGCATTCGACACAACCTCAGCCTTCACAAGGCCTTTATCAAGGTGGAGCGGCCAAAGGACGACCCTGGCAAGGGCAACTACTGGACTATTCAGGAAGGCATGGAGCAGCAGTTCATGAAGGACAAGCCGGCGAGAAAGATAGCCACCACTGCCGAGAACGTGCCCGTCATGTCGACCCGTATGGAACCCTCGAGACCGGCCAACATGCCTATCCAAGAGCCGACCCTTCCGCCTCCCGCGCCAATCAAGCAAGCGcccctgccgccgctgcctaCTTCACAGGCCACAGTTGCTGTTGAGTTTTCGTCCGATGCCACCATCCCTGTCTCGGACTCGGCCGCGCCTGAGGACGGACAAGACAAGCTGGACCACGACTGCTCACCTCTGCCTCCCACGATGCACTCTTCACCGCCAATTCCACGGCACATGGAGCCCCGCAGTCGcacgcctcctccgcccggGCGCGGTCCTGTCTCTTCGATTACGAGATCGCACAAGAGAAAATTCGCATCAATGGACGACAGCGGTTACATCTCGTCCCTCGAGTCGTCAGCTCTTCGGCCACAGAAGACGGGCATTCTCACTTCCGAAGCCGACCGTCCTAGGAAGCGCAGTCGCGCAGGCAGGGCCGAGGATGAGATTGCTCGCTTGCGCGCGTCGTCTTACGATAGCCCTAGCAAGGGTCGGTCGTACAACGCGTTTGccccaccgtcgtcgtcgccgctccGCCAACAGGGTCAGATGCTGCCACCGCTTACACCCGCCATGAAGCTGAAGCCACCTACGAAGGCCCCACCGTCTGCGTCGCCCAACACCAACTTGCGAATGCATCGCGAAAATGTGCGACAGATGCTTCAGTCTCCAATTCGCAAGATGGCCGGCGCTGGTGACGGCAGCGCCCCGTGGAGCCCGGCCTTCAACTTGGACGAGAGCGTCTACAACTATAACCTCATGACCACTAACGATTTCGACATCTTCCAAGACTACGACAATGACTTCTTTGATGGCTTGCCTCAAGATTCCCCCTCCAAAAAGTCTGGTGGTAAACGACCGCGCCCCGAGCGTACGCACTCGGCTAATGCCTTGACTGATTCCAACGACTCTGGCCAAGGCAACAAGTCGGCGCTTTCGACGCCCTTTTTGAAGGCGCCCGCGCAATCCAATGCCTTGTGGGAGACCCCCAGCAAGGTTTTTGACGGACTCTCTTCCCCAATAAAGCCTAACGACGGCGCTTCTCAATGGAGGTTCCCTTCGCCCACCAAGATCTCTGGGTCGTTTTACGAAGTGGCAGCCGAAGGCGACTGGCCTGCCTTCTCCTTCGACACCGCCGACTTCctggggggaggagagccTACCGAATACTCCGGTCTCGACATTCTGCAAGGTTTCGAGAAGATCGGCTCTGGCTCACAAACCAAGGCTTCGGGTTCCAAACCCGGCAAGCCCGCATTTGGACGGAGTTACACCTCGCAATTCTAA
- a CDS encoding Duf1649 domain protein → MQQQTPPEFILDAFADPASVRDVVKGILHTIFFHRFFPAVIPYTREVLDLTLPYVDDVELETMIEQRATALVRQLDAERSSSSTSTGSGGGGGRGQLNVQFFEKKRRKAWLMRGDEEVCWECWTVKVTVAEPRTETERAKVRKAMEQTLMTTVMKVITFVNAHKDHIPPITTQGSNPFPYQININQKESGWATRMGIY, encoded by the exons ATGCAGCAACAAACGCCTCCCGAATTTATTCTAGACGCCTTCGCCGATCCGGCCTCCGTACGGGATGTTGTCAAAG GAATCCTTCACACAATTTTCTTCCATCGCTTCTTCCCCGCCGTTATCCCCTACACCCGCGAGGTCCTCGATCTGACCCTGCCCtatgtcgacgacgtcgagctcgagacCATGATCGAACAGCGCGCCACCGCCCTCGTGCGCCAGCTTGACGCCGAGcgctcttcgtcctcgacctcgacaggctcgggcggcggcggagggcgCGGGCAGCTTAACGTCCAGTTCttcgagaagaagcgccgCAAGGCCTGGCTCATGCgcggcgatgaggaggtCTGCTGGGAATGCTGGACAGTCAAGGTCACTGTCGCCGAGCCCAGGACCGAGACAG AACGCGCAAAAGTTCGGAAGGCCATGGAACAAACACTCATGACGACCGTCATGAAGGTCATCACTTTCGTCAACGCCCACAAGGACCACATCCCTCCGATAACGACGCAGGGGTCGAATCCTTTCCCCTACCAAATCAACATCAACCAGAAGGAGTCTGGATGGGCCACGAGGATGGGCATATACTGA
- a CDS encoding Peroxin-3, whose product MLEATRRWFRRNRTPLAVGVGVVGAGYVVTQYVLSKINDARERMGSDRIAKENSLRRRFEQNQEDCTFTVLALLPSATTNILEAMNTEKITYEIQKMKGQTKSLKAGDSVSPPSIADTTITEDDGRSMVSSSVQSESGVHASMVTVPGATSVPTGGAEGGVSQDGGAAAAVAAQKSKKSKRQLWDDLTISSITRAFTLLYTLALLTMLTRVQLNLLGRRSYLSSVITLATGTAQATISLENNDDDGLDQPYGNDFETNRRYLTFSWWLLNEGWKELGQRVEAAVRQVFGHLSPRDLLSFEQFSELTLAVRKIVEGATPEERRAAKWLPYLLPPRDREDHVLRESGILEESIVVLSESTTSQSPSSSPAVRRLLDETSDLIESPSFTHVLTLILDGGFSLLVDKKLASAAFDKPDLAESEPRTSQVVLLPKILSVLTRQAHAIGNGMPNEYLQEMEQVADLEGFAAVVYSSNWANEIHDDEGGIMASAVDIRASQGTTTATNIPSQTQGTTQGTGEESVIMVNPATSFESAWGRAVDRN is encoded by the exons ATGTTGGAAGCGACTCGGCGATGGTTCCGTCGCAATAGGACGcctctcgccgtcggcgtgggagtcgtcggcgctggcTACGTCGTGACTCAGTACGTCCTGAGCAAAATCAACGATGCGCGGGAGCGCATGGGCAGCGACCGCATCGCAAAGGAGAA CAGCCTCCGACGCCGATTCGAGCAGAACCAGGAAGACTGCACCTTCACCGTCCTCGCTCTCCTtccctcggcgacgaccaACATCCTCGAGGCGATGAATACGGAGAAAATCACGTACGAAATCCAGAAGATGAAGGGCCAGACAAAGAGCCTTAAGGCCGGCGATAGCGTCAGTCCCCCGAGTATTGCAgacaccaccatcaccgaggacgacggtCGGAGCATGGTCAGCAGCAGCGTCCAGAGCGAGAGCGGCGTACATGCGAGCATGGTGACGGTGCCGGGCGCTACCTCGGTGCCCACGGGAGGAGCTGAGGGTGGTGTGTCGCAGGATggcggcgctgccgctgctgtgGCTGCGCAAAAGAGCAAGAAGTCCAAGAGGCAGTTATGGGACGACTTGACAATAAGCT CCATCACGAGAGCGTTCACGCTGTTGTACACCCTCGCGCTGCTGACAATGCTGACGAGGGTCCAACTCaacctcctcggccgccgaagCTACCTGTCGAGCGTGATAACCCTCGCCACGGGCACCGCTCAGGCCACTATCAGCCTAGAGAacaacgacgatgatggcctcgaccAGCCCTACGGCAATGACTTTGAGACTAACCGCCGATATCTGACGTTCAGCTGGTGGCTACTCAACGAGGGGTGGAAGGAGCTCGGTCAacgcgtcgaggccgccgtccgccaGGTCTTTGGCCACCTCAGCCCACGTGACCTGCTCAGCTTCGAGCAATTCTCGGAACTGACGCTCGCAGTGCGCAAGATCGTTGAgggcgccacgcccgagGAGCGCAGAGCGGCCAAGTGGCTGCCCTACCTCCTCCCGCCGCGGGACCGCGAGGATCACGTGCTGCGTGAGTCGGGCATCCTTGAGGAGAGCATCGTGGTGCTGTCCGAAAGCACTACGTCGCagtcgccatcatcgtcacccgCTGTGAGGAGGCTTCTGGACGAGACATCGGACCTCATCGAGTCCCCTTCCTTTACACATGTGCTCACTCTCATCCTAGACGGGGGCTTCTCCCTGCTCGTGGACAAGAAGCTCGCATCGGCGGCGTTCGACAAGCCGGACCTGGCCGAGTCGGAGCCGCGCACCTCGCAGGTCGTGCTGTTGCCCAAGATTCTCTCGGTGCTTACGCGGCAGGCGCACGCCATCGgcaacggcatgcccaacGAGTATCTGCAGGAGATGGAGCAGGTGGCCGACCTTGAGGGTTTTGCTGCCGTCGTGTACTCGAGTAACTGGGCGAACGAGATCCACGACGATGAGGGTGGCATCATGGCGAGCGCCGTGGACATTCGCGCTAGCCAGGGCACCACGACCGCTACCAATATTCCCAGCCAGACGCAAGGGACGACGCAGGGGACTGGGGAGGAGAGCGTCATCATGGTGAACCCGGCAACCAGCTTCGAGAGCGCATGGGGCCGGGCCGTGGATAGGAATTAG
- a CDS encoding Sybindin-like family protein → MVVYSFYIFDRHTECIYSKTWLPAERPTSQPPLPVPGTTPSSGGPPSQQLRRSQVNSAKDDAKLIFGTVFSLRNMVRKLGGDDDAFISYRTSAYKLHYYETPSNLRFVMLTDTATLSMRNVLHQIYINLWVEYVVKNPLSPAEHKGGEGVKNELFELGLDQFVRGLM, encoded by the exons ATGGTCGTATACTCCTTTTACATCTTCGACCGGCACACGGAATGCATTTACTCAAAAACATGGCTCCCCGCCGAACGCCCGACGTCCCAGCCGCCCCTGCCCGTTCCGGGCACGACTCCCAGTTCGGGCGGACCGCCGTCGCAGCAGCTGCGCAGAAGCCAGGTCAACTCGGCTAAGGATGACGCCAAGCTCATATTCGGCACCGTCTTCTCGCTGCGCAATATGGTCCGcaagctcggcggcgacgacgacgccttcaTTAGCTACCGCACCTCGGCCTACAAGCTGCACTACTACGAGACCCCCTCGAATCTGCGATTCGTTATGCTCACTGATACGGCAACCTTGAGCATGCGCAACGTGCTACATCAGATTTACATCAACCTCTGGGTTGAATACG TTGTCAAGAACCCCCTGTCGCCTGCCGAGCacaagggcggcgagggcgtcaagaACGAGCTTTTCGAGCTGGGTCTGGACCAGTTCGTTAGGGGCTTGATGTGA